The Vigna unguiculata cultivar IT97K-499-35 chromosome 6, ASM411807v1, whole genome shotgun sequence genome contains a region encoding:
- the LOC114187262 gene encoding uncharacterized protein LOC114187262, producing the protein MAGAQLFNLSRSSLVKPSRPLLYNPIKNYGQGSKGRGLMEERAPSTAEEFERVAEEKKAKEAQKGVASQTLGKAIDGAEEAVIGKPKVESVKNRYKGGE; encoded by the exons ATGGCTGGTGCCCAACTCTTCAATCTTTCAAGATCTTCCTTGGTCAAGCCCTCTAGGCCTCTTCTCTACAACCCCATTAAG AATTATGGGCAAGGAAGCAAGGGTAGGGGTTTGATGGAGGAGAGGGCACCTTCCACAGCTGAAGAATTTGAGAGGGTTGCAGAGGAGAAAAAGGCCAAGGAAGCTCAAAAGGGGGTGGCAAGTCAAACCCTTGGCAAGGCCATTGATGGTGCTGAAGAAGCTGTAATAGGTAAACCAAAAGTTGAATCAGTTAAAAATAGGTACAAAGGGGGTGAATAG